Proteins encoded in a region of the Procambarus clarkii isolate CNS0578487 chromosome 28, FALCON_Pclarkii_2.0, whole genome shotgun sequence genome:
- the LOC123755070 gene encoding streptococcal hemagglutinin-like: MLAPEASANSRSLSATAGASVQQQEPQCNSRSLIATAGASVQQQEPQCNSRSLSATAGASVQQQEPQCNSRSLSATAGASVQQQEPQCNSRSLHTTAGASTQQQEPQCKSRSLSTTAGASTQQQEPLHNSRSLSTTAGASTQQQEPLHNSRSLSATAGASTQQQEPQCNSRSLHTTAGASTQQQEPQCNSRSLHTTAGASVQQQEPPHNSRSLSATAGASTQQQESQCNSRSLNTTAGVLIQQQESQRNSRSLHTTAGASIQQQEPPHNSRSFHTTA, encoded by the coding sequence ATGCTAGCACCAGAAGCCTCAGCAAACAGCAGGAGCCTCAGTGCAACAGCAGGAGCCTCAGTGCAACAGCAGGAGCCTCAGTGCAACAGCAGGAGTCTCATTGCAACAGCAGGAGCCTCAGTGCAACAGCAGGAGCCTCAGTGCAACAGCAGGAGCCTCAGTGCAACAGCAGGAGCCTCAGTGCAACAGCAGGAGCCTCAGTGCAACAGCAGGAGCCTCAGTGCAACAGCAGGAGCCTCAGTGCAACAGCAGGAGCCTCAGTGCAACAGCAGGAGCCTCCACACAACAGCAGGAGCCTCCACACAACAGCAGGAGCCTCAGTGCAAGAGCAGGAGCCTCAGTACAACAGCAGGAGCCTCCACACAACAGCAGGAACCTCTACACAACAGCAGGAGCCTCAGTACAACAGCAGGAGCCTCCACACAACAGCAGGAGCCTCTACACAACAGCAGGAGCCTCAGTGCAACAGCAGGAGCCTCCACACAACAGCAGGAGCCTCAGTGCAACAGCAGGAGCCTCCACACAACAGCAGGAGCCTCTACACAACAGCAGGAGCCTCAGTGCAACAGCAGGAGCCTCCACACAACAGCAGGAGCCTCAGTGCAACAGCAGGAGCCTCCACACAACAGCAGGAGCCTCAGTGCAACAGCAGGAGCCTCCACACAACAGCAGGAGTCTCAGTGCAACAGCAGGAGCCTCAATACAACAGCAGGAGTCTTAATACAACAGCAGGAGTCTCAGCGCAACAGCAGGAGCCTCCACACAACAGCAGGAGCCTCAATACAACAGCAGGAGCCTCCACACAACAGCAGGAGCTTCCACACAACAGCATGA